From one Sphingomonas sp. BT-65 genomic stretch:
- a CDS encoding argininosuccinate synthase gives MADKSNPADGTSGIKRVVLAYSGGLDTSVILKWLQQEYQCEVVTFTADLGQGEELEPARQKALNAGVKPEHIFIDDLREEFVRDFVFPMMRANALYEGLYLLGTSIARPLISKRLIEIAAEVGADAVSHGATGKGNDQVRFELSAYALNPDIKVIAPWREWDLTSRTKLIEFAEQHQIQVAKDKRGEAPFSTDANLLHTSSEGKVLEDPWEEVPDYVYSRTVNPEDAPDTPEYITIDFDKGDGIALNGQAMSPATLFAALNELGRKHGIGRLDLVENRFVGMKSRGMYETPGGTIYHLAHRGIESITLDRGAAHLKDELAPRYAELIYNGFWFAPEREMLQAAIDHSQQNVSGTVRLKLYKGSAIVVGRKSPNSLYSEKVVTFEDDQGAYDQRDAAGFIKLNALRLRLLGRREG, from the coding sequence ATGGCCGACAAGAGCAACCCCGCCGACGGAACGTCGGGCATCAAGCGGGTCGTGCTCGCCTATTCGGGCGGCCTCGACACCAGCGTGATCCTGAAATGGCTCCAGCAGGAATATCAGTGCGAAGTGGTGACCTTCACCGCCGATCTCGGCCAGGGCGAGGAGCTCGAGCCCGCGCGGCAGAAGGCGCTCAACGCCGGGGTCAAGCCCGAGCACATCTTCATCGACGACCTGCGCGAGGAATTCGTCCGCGACTTCGTCTTCCCGATGATGCGCGCCAACGCGCTCTACGAGGGGCTCTATCTGCTCGGCACCTCGATCGCGCGCCCGCTGATCTCCAAGCGGCTGATCGAGATCGCGGCGGAAGTCGGCGCGGACGCGGTGAGCCATGGCGCGACCGGCAAGGGCAACGACCAGGTCCGCTTCGAGCTGTCGGCCTATGCGCTCAACCCCGACATCAAGGTGATCGCGCCGTGGCGCGAGTGGGACCTGACCAGCCGCACCAAGCTGATCGAGTTTGCCGAGCAGCACCAGATCCAGGTCGCCAAGGACAAGCGCGGCGAGGCGCCCTTCTCGACTGATGCGAACCTTCTCCACACCAGTTCCGAGGGCAAGGTGCTCGAGGATCCGTGGGAGGAAGTGCCCGACTATGTCTATTCGCGCACGGTGAACCCCGAGGATGCACCGGACACGCCGGAGTACATCACGATCGACTTCGACAAGGGCGATGGGATCGCGCTGAACGGTCAGGCGATGTCGCCCGCCACGCTGTTTGCCGCGCTCAACGAGCTCGGCCGCAAGCACGGCATCGGGCGGCTCGACCTGGTCGAGAACCGTTTCGTGGGCATGAAGTCGCGCGGCATGTACGAGACGCCGGGCGGCACCATCTATCACCTCGCGCATCGCGGCATCGAATCGATCACGCTCGACCGCGGCGCCGCGCACCTCAAGGACGAGCTGGCGCCGCGCTATGCCGAACTGATCTACAACGGCTTCTGGTTCGCGCCCGAGCGCGAGATGCTGCAGGCGGCGATCGACCATAGCCAGCAGAACGTCTCGGGCACGGTGCGGCTCAAGCTCTACAAGGGCAGCGCGATCGTCGTCGGCCGCAAGTCGCCCAATTCGCTCTACAGCGAGAAGGTGGTGACCTTCGAGGATGACCAGGGCGCCTATGACCAGCGCGACGCGGCGGGCTTCATCAAATTGAACGCGCTGCGCTTGCGCTTGCTGGGACGGCGCGAAGGCTAA
- a CDS encoding EF-hand domain-containing protein, giving the protein MSILFLLAAAQTAPLGVAPGPLPKAEAERRVAERFADLDLNEDGAIERDEVRARFDFEASTNATFTAAQKARKAGDPRPTVDARQPAFAKADSWFAAVDTDKDGKISREELTRYLGADIEQLGVK; this is encoded by the coding sequence ATGTCGATTCTCTTCCTCCTCGCCGCCGCCCAGACCGCGCCGCTCGGCGTCGCCCCCGGCCCGCTCCCCAAGGCTGAGGCCGAGCGCCGCGTCGCCGAACGCTTCGCCGATCTCGACCTCAACGAGGATGGCGCGATCGAGCGCGACGAGGTCCGCGCCCGCTTCGATTTCGAGGCGAGCACCAATGCGACCTTCACCGCCGCGCAGAAGGCCAGGAAGGCCGGCGATCCGCGTCCAACGGTGGATGCGCGTCAGCCGGCTTTTGCCAAGGCCGATTCCTGGTTCGCCGCCGTCGATACAGACAAGGATGGCAAGATCAGCCGCGAAGAGCTGACCCGGTATCTTGGCGCGGACATTGAACAGCTCGGCGTCAAATAA
- a CDS encoding energy transducer TonB encodes MPLLSTLVLLAATSAKSQDGAPAAPLKPAGSWVVDYADNACNVARVFGTGEQRVTFVLVLMPGRDTNQIVIQRAHDGKERIREGDLVITTAPGSPPITARATSGSVKAGSRLLHATIGREELLQIESAKSLMLAHRGQVIHLATNGMKTPLAAALTCEDDLLRTWGADPAEFRNIAIRAKATLSPAKWVTNDDYPDESVRMGESGSVGVRLDIAADGKLAACTVISSSTFKRLDEATCAMIRRRARYEPARLTDGKAVASAAFLRFRWQVLN; translated from the coding sequence ATGCCCTTGCTCAGCACGCTCGTCCTTCTCGCTGCGACGTCCGCCAAATCGCAGGACGGCGCACCGGCCGCGCCGCTCAAGCCGGCGGGCAGCTGGGTGGTCGACTATGCCGACAACGCCTGCAACGTCGCGCGCGTGTTCGGTACCGGCGAGCAGCGGGTCACCTTCGTGCTGGTCCTGATGCCGGGTCGCGACACCAACCAGATCGTCATCCAGCGCGCCCATGACGGCAAGGAACGCATCCGGGAGGGCGATCTGGTCATCACCACCGCACCCGGCTCTCCGCCCATCACCGCGCGCGCGACGAGCGGATCGGTGAAAGCCGGTTCGCGGCTCCTGCACGCGACCATCGGTCGCGAGGAGCTCTTGCAGATCGAGAGCGCCAAGTCGCTGATGCTGGCCCATCGCGGCCAGGTCATCCACCTCGCGACGAACGGGATGAAGACGCCTCTCGCCGCGGCGCTGACCTGTGAAGACGACCTGCTTCGTACCTGGGGCGCCGATCCGGCGGAATTCCGCAACATCGCGATCCGTGCCAAGGCCACGCTATCACCGGCCAAGTGGGTGACCAACGACGACTATCCCGACGAATCGGTGCGGATGGGCGAAAGCGGCTCAGTCGGCGTGCGCCTCGACATTGCCGCGGATGGCAAATTGGCCGCCTGCACCGTGATCAGCTCGAGCACGTTCAAAAGGCTCGACGAAGCGACCTGCGCCATGATCCGGCGGCGCGCGCGTTACGAACCGGCGCGGCTGACCGATGGCAAGGCGGTGGCTTCCGCCGCGTTCCTGCGCTTTCGCTGGCAAGTCCTGAACTGA
- a CDS encoding GNAT family N-acetyltransferase, with protein MSAPVTARIAEGVASIPAEQWDACAGDANPFVSHAFLSTLERSGSATAETGWQPLPIVIDDPCGAPAAIAPTYAKSHSQGEYVFDHAWAEAWERAGGRYYPKLQVAVPFTPVPGPRLLLRDPAPAPALIAGIEAVTDQNRLSSAHVTFLDEAQLPLFEQAGWLIRTGTQFHWYNEGYACFDDFLAALSSRKRKAIRKERERAREGLTFRHLTGAAISEAHWDAFWAFYQDTGSRKWGQPYLTRPFFSMLGAAMGDKVLLMLAERGGRPVAGALNLIGGDALYGRYWGCTEEVPFLHFELCYYQAIEAAIALRMARVEAGAQGEHKLARGYVPVATWSAHYLPDPNFRRAVAEYLERERAAVAHEQEFLGELTPFKRG; from the coding sequence GTGTCCGCGCCCGTTACCGCCCGCATCGCCGAAGGAGTCGCGTCGATCCCGGCGGAGCAGTGGGACGCCTGCGCAGGCGATGCGAACCCGTTCGTCTCCCATGCCTTCCTGTCCACGCTTGAACGCTCGGGCTCGGCGACGGCGGAGACTGGCTGGCAGCCGCTGCCGATCGTGATCGACGATCCTTGCGGCGCCCCTGCTGCGATTGCCCCGACCTATGCCAAGTCGCACAGCCAGGGGGAGTATGTCTTCGATCATGCCTGGGCCGAAGCCTGGGAGCGCGCGGGCGGCCGCTATTATCCCAAGCTCCAGGTCGCGGTGCCCTTCACTCCCGTCCCCGGCCCGCGCCTGCTGTTGCGTGATCCAGCGCCGGCCCCGGCGCTGATCGCGGGGATCGAGGCGGTGACCGACCAGAATCGTCTCTCCTCCGCGCACGTCACCTTTCTCGACGAAGCGCAGCTGCCGCTGTTCGAGCAAGCGGGCTGGCTGATCCGCACCGGCACGCAGTTCCACTGGTACAATGAGGGCTATGCCTGCTTCGACGACTTCCTCGCCGCCCTCTCCTCGCGCAAGCGCAAGGCGATCCGCAAGGAACGCGAGCGTGCCCGCGAGGGCCTGACCTTCCGCCACCTGACCGGCGCCGCGATCAGCGAGGCGCATTGGGACGCCTTCTGGGCCTTTTACCAGGACACCGGCAGCCGCAAATGGGGCCAGCCCTATCTCACCCGCCCCTTCTTCTCGATGTTGGGCGCAGCGATGGGCGACAAGGTGCTGCTGATGCTCGCCGAGCGCGGCGGGCGGCCGGTCGCCGGCGCGCTCAACTTGATCGGCGGCGATGCGCTCTATGGCCGCTATTGGGGCTGCACCGAGGAGGTGCCATTCCTCCATTTCGAGCTGTGCTATTATCAGGCGATCGAGGCGGCGATCGCGCTGCGCATGGCCCGCGTCGAGGCCGGCGCACAGGGCGAGCACAAGCTGGCGCGCGGCTATGTGCCCGTTGCCACCTGGTCGGCGCACTATCTCCCCGATCCCAACTTCCGCCGCGCCGTGGCCGAATATCTCGAGCGCGAGCGCGCCGCGGTGGCGCATGAGCAGGAGTTCCTCGGCGAGCTGACGCCGTTCAAACGCGGCTAG
- a CDS encoding class I SAM-dependent methyltransferase, with amino-acid sequence MLQQLHEKLVFGRRVRRLAAMVAERLPRNARVLDVGAGSGDLAQLVMALRPDVQIEGVDVLVRPDTAILVHRYDGVTLPFEDGSFDAAVIIDVLHHTDNPGAVMAEAARVAKRLVVKDHFRDGFAAGFTLRLMDWVGNAAHGVRLPYNYLSRREWIGLWDAHGLSTDHFADRLGLYPRPFGWLFDRKLHFVTILQRAAA; translated from the coding sequence ATGCTGCAGCAATTGCATGAGAAGCTGGTGTTTGGCCGGCGTGTGCGCCGGCTGGCCGCGATGGTCGCGGAGCGGCTGCCGCGCAATGCCCGCGTGCTGGACGTGGGGGCGGGCAGCGGCGATCTCGCGCAGCTCGTCATGGCCCTGCGGCCCGACGTGCAGATTGAGGGCGTCGACGTGCTCGTCCGCCCCGATACCGCGATCCTCGTGCATCGCTATGACGGCGTGACCCTGCCGTTCGAGGACGGCAGCTTCGACGCCGCGGTGATCATCGATGTGCTCCACCATACCGACAATCCGGGTGCGGTGATGGCCGAGGCGGCGCGCGTGGCGAAACGGCTGGTGGTCAAGGATCATTTCCGCGACGGCTTCGCCGCCGGTTTCACGCTTCGCCTCATGGACTGGGTGGGCAATGCCGCCCATGGCGTGCGTCTGCCCTACAACTATCTGTCGCGGCGCGAATGGATAGGGCTGTGGGACGCGCATGGCCTGAGCACCGATCACTTCGCCGATCGGCTGGGGTTGTATCCGCGTCCGTTCGGCTGGCTGTTCGACCGCAAGCTGCATTTCGTCACCATCTTGCAGCGTGCCGCGGCCTGA
- a CDS encoding phosphatase PAP2 family protein, protein MSGSGIAIGQRRLAILGERSGRPALDANAFPAYRLLGLQTMLVVLLLAALGFTYRGEDINLMIAVLAAMAGIAALLRWRDSPRLAAAIEGCAILVAASMAVACLSLLLATLGYPYRDTALQAADELLLPFLSWPDLARSLAGQAELTAAMCRVYSTLLWQPFALVATLAALGKVELLWRFLHAWALALIACVAIFALVPAETAYVHYGFVPADLPYLTVNAGWWPAEILEKVRTGQLRELGAAQISGLITFPSFHTAAAVLLAWGFRRVPFAGPFFVLLNVAMIATVPLIGSHYFVDVLGGIAVALLAIAGSRTSLGH, encoded by the coding sequence ATGAGCGGATCAGGCATCGCGATCGGCCAGCGGCGGCTGGCGATCCTGGGCGAGCGTAGCGGGCGGCCGGCGCTCGATGCGAACGCGTTCCCCGCCTATCGCCTGCTCGGCCTGCAGACCATGCTCGTCGTGCTGCTCCTCGCCGCGCTCGGCTTCACCTATCGGGGCGAGGACATCAACCTGATGATCGCGGTGCTGGCCGCGATGGCCGGGATCGCGGCGCTGCTGCGCTGGCGCGATTCGCCGCGCCTTGCCGCCGCGATCGAGGGCTGCGCGATCCTGGTCGCCGCGAGCATGGCCGTGGCCTGCCTCAGCCTGCTGCTGGCGACGCTCGGCTATCCCTATCGCGACACGGCGCTGCAAGCCGCGGACGAATTGCTGCTTCCCTTCCTATCCTGGCCGGACCTCGCGCGCTCGCTGGCGGGACAGGCCGAGCTCACCGCCGCGATGTGCCGCGTCTACTCGACCTTGCTGTGGCAGCCCTTCGCGCTGGTCGCCACGCTCGCGGCGCTGGGCAAGGTCGAGCTGCTGTGGCGCTTCCTCCATGCCTGGGCGCTCGCCCTGATCGCGTGCGTCGCGATCTTCGCGCTGGTTCCGGCCGAGACCGCCTATGTCCATTACGGGTTCGTGCCCGCCGACCTGCCCTACCTCACGGTCAATGCCGGTTGGTGGCCCGCCGAGATCCTGGAGAAGGTGCGGACCGGGCAGCTCCGCGAGCTGGGCGCCGCGCAGATTTCCGGCCTGATCACCTTCCCCAGCTTCCACACCGCGGCCGCGGTCCTGCTGGCGTGGGGGTTCCGGCGCGTGCCGTTCGCGGGGCCGTTCTTCGTGCTGCTCAACGTCGCGATGATCGCCACCGTCCCGCTGATCGGCAGCCACTATTTCGTCGACGTGCTCGGCGGCATCGCCGTCGCGTTGCTCGCAATTGCCGGAAGCCGGACGAGCCTCGGGCACTAG
- a CDS encoding mechanosensitive ion channel family protein codes for MTQPALIPPALARWLAANGIQMPNHAELIEGAIAGGLAILALTAGWLAGRKFGPMLAELWNRHVGAHVEGLAHRMHTIVRHGSAALLLAILANAAPWGGFAALLLGIALGAATGMFTLVFLRGLHTPRWVAWLTAAIVFVAILSHAIGGFNVITTTLDRIGVDVGSRRLSLLALVTVLVTAVALYAGARLANRVIGHSIGQARGFDPTQKLLFQKVASIIVVVVAFFFGIDLLGIDLTSFAVFSGAFGLAIGFGLQKTIGNLIAGIILLMDRSIKPGDVIVVGDSFGWVNKIGVRAVSVITRDGKEHLIPNENLMTQEVENWSFSDRNVRVRIPVAVGYETDLKLAQELMLKAAVDSPRVLTSPKPNVWLTSFGDYAVEHEILAWISDPEGGVGNVKSDVLNRLWDLFKANGIEIPVPRREIMVKSWPEDGASPVQLAPDTPK; via the coding sequence CGCTCACCGCCGGGTGGCTGGCGGGCCGCAAGTTCGGCCCGATGCTCGCCGAGCTCTGGAACCGGCACGTCGGCGCGCATGTCGAGGGGCTGGCGCATCGCATGCACACGATCGTGCGCCACGGCAGTGCCGCGCTGCTGCTCGCGATCCTCGCCAATGCCGCGCCTTGGGGCGGGTTCGCAGCGCTGCTGCTCGGCATCGCGCTCGGCGCCGCGACGGGGATGTTCACGCTCGTCTTCCTGCGTGGGCTGCACACACCACGCTGGGTGGCCTGGCTCACGGCCGCAATCGTCTTTGTCGCGATCCTCAGCCACGCGATCGGCGGGTTCAACGTCATCACCACCACGCTCGACCGCATCGGTGTCGATGTCGGCTCGCGTCGCTTGTCGCTGCTCGCCCTCGTCACCGTGCTGGTCACCGCAGTCGCGCTCTATGCCGGCGCGCGGCTCGCCAACCGCGTGATCGGCCACTCGATCGGGCAAGCCCGCGGGTTCGATCCGACGCAGAAGCTGCTGTTCCAGAAGGTCGCGAGCATCATTGTCGTGGTGGTCGCCTTCTTCTTCGGCATCGACCTGCTCGGCATCGACCTCACCAGCTTCGCGGTGTTCTCGGGCGCGTTCGGTCTCGCCATCGGCTTCGGGCTGCAGAAGACGATCGGCAATTTGATCGCGGGGATCATCCTGCTGATGGACCGCTCGATCAAGCCGGGCGACGTGATCGTCGTCGGCGACAGCTTCGGCTGGGTCAACAAGATCGGCGTGCGCGCGGTCAGCGTGATCACTCGCGACGGCAAGGAGCATCTGATCCCCAACGAGAATCTGATGACTCAGGAGGTCGAGAACTGGTCCTTCTCCGACCGCAACGTCCGCGTCCGCATTCCCGTCGCGGTCGGCTATGAGACCGACCTCAAGCTCGCGCAGGAACTGATGCTGAAGGCTGCGGTCGACAGCCCGCGCGTGCTGACCAGCCCCAAGCCCAATGTCTGGCTGACCAGCTTCGGCGACTATGCCGTCGAGCACGAGATCCTCGCCTGGATCAGCGACCCCGAGGGAGGCGTCGGCAATGTGAAGAGCGATGTGCTCAACCGCCTGTGGGACCTGTTCAAGGCCAACGGCATCGAGATTCCGGTGCCGCGGCGCGAGATCATGGTGAAGAGTTGGCCCGAAGATGGCGCATCCCCGGTTCAACTCGCGCCCGATACGCCTAAATAG
- a CDS encoding MATE family efflux transporter — MQASQPLVLTRRSIFAQAWPIMLGQTTVPLVGLVDTAVIGWTGDAAALAGVALGVAIINFIFWAFGFLRMGMTGMTAQAHGRGDAAEVNALLARGVAAGLAIGAVLVALLLLIVPLALAALAGGGSLDAAAREFVTARFLGAPAALGFYAINGWLYGLGRTRDTLLLQIAMNAVNIALDILFVWHFGMGARGVGLGTALAEWVALALGMAMVLRIAGPGAVLNQRSGFFDKAAWKRLFAVNGDIMIRTVALLAMFLWLANAGARLGTVQLAANHVLLQLVGIFAFVLDGFAFTAESRVGIAVGAGSKVDLKRAIRLTGEFSLGFALIATLVAAAFGWLLVDLLTTNPEVRAAAYALLPLAALTATLGVPAWLLDGVFIGATQGRALRNAAILATALYIATDLLLRPLGAVGVWLAFLASYFYRAMSLGAYLPRLFAGVADQRKT, encoded by the coding sequence ATGCAAGCGTCGCAGCCTCTGGTCCTCACCCGCCGGTCGATCTTCGCGCAGGCGTGGCCGATCATGCTCGGCCAGACGACGGTGCCGCTGGTGGGCCTTGTCGATACTGCGGTGATCGGCTGGACCGGAGACGCGGCGGCACTTGCGGGCGTGGCGCTGGGCGTCGCGATCATCAACTTCATCTTCTGGGCGTTCGGCTTCCTGCGCATGGGCATGACCGGGATGACCGCGCAGGCGCACGGACGCGGCGATGCGGCGGAGGTCAACGCGCTGCTCGCGCGCGGCGTCGCCGCGGGGCTGGCGATCGGCGCGGTGCTGGTCGCGCTGCTATTGCTGATCGTGCCGCTCGCGCTCGCGGCGCTGGCGGGCGGCGGCAGCCTCGACGCGGCGGCGCGCGAGTTCGTCACCGCGCGCTTCCTGGGCGCGCCCGCAGCACTCGGCTTCTATGCGATCAACGGCTGGCTCTACGGCCTCGGGCGGACGCGCGACACGCTGCTGCTCCAGATCGCGATGAATGCGGTCAATATCGCGCTCGACATATTGTTCGTCTGGCATTTCGGGATGGGCGCGCGCGGGGTGGGGCTGGGCACCGCGCTCGCCGAGTGGGTGGCGCTCGCGCTCGGCATGGCGATGGTGCTGCGCATCGCCGGGCCGGGCGCGGTGCTGAACCAGCGCTCCGGCTTCTTCGACAAGGCGGCGTGGAAGCGGCTGTTCGCGGTCAATGGCGACATCATGATCCGCACCGTCGCGCTGCTCGCGATGTTCCTATGGCTGGCCAATGCTGGCGCGCGGCTGGGGACGGTGCAACTCGCGGCCAATCATGTGCTGCTGCAGCTCGTCGGTATCTTCGCCTTCGTGCTCGACGGCTTCGCCTTCACCGCGGAATCGCGCGTGGGGATCGCGGTCGGGGCGGGGTCGAAGGTCGACCTCAAGCGCGCGATCCGGCTGACCGGGGAGTTCTCGCTCGGGTTCGCATTGATCGCGACGTTGGTCGCGGCGGCGTTCGGCTGGCTGCTGGTCGATTTGCTGACGACGAATCCCGAGGTGCGGGCGGCAGCCTATGCGCTGCTCCCGCTCGCCGCGCTGACCGCGACGCTCGGCGTACCCGCCTGGCTGCTCGATGGCGTGTTCATCGGCGCGACCCAGGGACGGGCGCTGCGCAATGCGGCGATCCTGGCGACGGCCCTCTATATCGCGACCGACCTGCTGCTGCGCCCGCTCGGCGCGGTGGGCGTGTGGCTCGCCTTTCTCGCCAGCTATTTCTACCGGGCAATGAGCCTCGGCGCCTATCTGCCGCGGCTGTTCGCCGGTGTGGCGGACCAGCGCAAGACCTAG
- a CDS encoding DUF1801 domain-containing protein, with protein sequence MAEIKTKPTEISAAEFIDAVENPIRREEAKAVCAMMERVTGEPPRMWGPSIVGFGSYHYKYDSGHEGTMCRLGFSPRKAQLVLYVLTGAAGEDQQLAKLGKHKTGKSCLYINKLAEVDMAVLEDMVRDTLAYMDEKYPA encoded by the coding sequence ATGGCCGAGATCAAGACCAAACCCACCGAGATCAGCGCCGCCGAGTTCATCGACGCCGTCGAGAACCCCATCCGGCGCGAGGAAGCGAAGGCCGTCTGCGCGATGATGGAGCGCGTCACGGGCGAGCCGCCCAGGATGTGGGGACCCTCGATCGTCGGCTTCGGCAGCTACCACTACAAGTATGACAGCGGCCACGAAGGCACGATGTGCCGCCTCGGCTTCTCGCCGCGCAAAGCGCAGCTCGTGCTCTACGTCCTCACCGGCGCCGCAGGAGAAGATCAGCAGTTGGCGAAGCTCGGCAAGCACAAGACCGGCAAGTCGTGCCTCTACATCAACAAGCTGGCCGAGGTGGACATGGCGGTGCTCGAGGACATGGTGCGCGACACGCTCGCCTATATGGACGAAAAATACCCGGCCTGA
- a CDS encoding cyclopropane-fatty-acyl-phospholipid synthase family protein, with translation MALIDHFFTRAVKRGELTVIHADGTARSFGTPDPEIAPVTIRFTNPAATRRIVTDPALGAAETFMDGSLVIERGDILALLHLITVNNRWEQGDQALNASTLKRGFDAVRFRLDRINMARRSKRNVAHHYDLSGKLYDLFLDADRQYSMAYFTDPANSLEQAQLDKKAHIAAKLALGPGMKVLDIGSGWGGMALYLHEKTGAEVLGVTLSEEQLKVARERAEKAGVADKVKFELIDYRHVTGRFDRIVSVGMFEHVGTAHYRTFFRKCRELLTEDGVMLLHTIGRAGGPGVTDAFTAKYIFPGGYIPALSEILRGHEGLRFFLTDVEVLRLHYGWTLQHWYDRAVAAKDQIVALYDERFFRMWTYYLAGSLVSFRNGGLVNYQLQYARSRDALPVTRDYMAEAEERLGDR, from the coding sequence ATGGCGCTGATCGACCATTTCTTCACCCGTGCGGTGAAGCGCGGCGAGCTGACGGTGATCCATGCGGACGGAACGGCGCGCAGCTTCGGCACGCCCGATCCGGAGATCGCACCGGTCACCATCCGTTTCACCAATCCTGCGGCCACCCGGCGGATCGTGACCGATCCCGCGCTCGGCGCCGCCGAGACCTTCATGGACGGATCGCTGGTGATCGAGCGGGGCGACATCCTCGCGCTGCTCCACCTGATCACCGTCAACAATCGCTGGGAGCAGGGCGACCAGGCGCTCAATGCCTCGACGCTCAAGCGCGGGTTCGACGCGGTGCGCTTCCGCCTCGACCGGATCAACATGGCACGGCGTTCGAAGCGCAACGTCGCGCATCATTACGACCTGTCGGGCAAGCTCTACGACCTGTTCCTCGACGCCGACCGTCAATATTCGATGGCGTATTTCACCGATCCGGCGAACAGCCTGGAGCAGGCGCAGCTCGACAAGAAGGCGCATATCGCGGCGAAGCTCGCGCTTGGCCCCGGCATGAAGGTGCTCGACATCGGCAGTGGCTGGGGCGGGATGGCGCTCTACCTGCACGAGAAGACCGGCGCCGAAGTGCTCGGCGTGACGCTGTCCGAAGAGCAGCTCAAGGTCGCGCGCGAGCGGGCGGAGAAGGCCGGTGTCGCCGACAAGGTGAAGTTCGAGCTGATCGACTATCGCCACGTGACCGGCCGCTTCGACCGGATCGTCTCGGTCGGCATGTTCGAGCATGTCGGCACGGCGCACTACCGCACCTTCTTCCGCAAGTGCCGCGAGCTGCTGACCGAGGACGGCGTGATGCTGCTCCACACGATCGGCCGCGCGGGCGGGCCGGGCGTGACCGACGCGTTCACCGCGAAATACATCTTCCCCGGCGGCTACATCCCGGCGCTGTCTGAGATCCTGCGCGGGCACGAGGGGCTGCGCTTCTTCCTCACCGACGTCGAGGTGCTGCGGCTCCATTATGGCTGGACGCTGCAGCATTGGTACGACCGTGCGGTGGCGGCGAAGGACCAGATCGTCGCGCTCTATGACGAGCGCTTCTTCCGCATGTGGACCTATTATCTCGCCGGATCGCTGGTGAGCTTCCGCAACGGCGGGCTGGTCAACTACCAGCTGCAATATGCCCGTTCGCGCGACGCGCTGCCGGTGACGCGGGACTATATGGCGGAGGCGGAAGAGCGGCTGGGCGACCGCTAG
- a CDS encoding glycosyltransferase family 2 protein, whose product MAAAQALRDEQWDLPPGDSSPAVELSIVMPCLNEAETLALCIRKAKAFLDEYNIAGEVIVADNGSTDGSQQIANALGARIVHVPARGYGAALIGGIEAAQGRYVAMGDADDSYDFGALMPFLDALRQGGDLVMGNRFQGGIAAGAMPPLHKYLGNPVLSFLGRAFFGTPIGDFHCGLRAFRRDSIRALGLTAPGMEFASEMVVKAAIAKLDIREVPTTLQPDGRSRPPHLRTWRDGWRHLRFLLIYAPRFLFLYPGLALALAGLVGVLGLIPGDIRIGEVELGVHTMIFAAMAVLIGSQLVGLSVLARRYGVIAGMWPESGLMRRIRNWFSVERACVAGGLMLVTGLGGAIAATLAWASAGFGDMNPAALMRVTIPSMLLCCLGVQTAVTAFFAGLLDQPRA is encoded by the coding sequence ATGGCAGCAGCGCAGGCGCTTCGCGACGAGCAGTGGGATCTTCCGCCCGGCGACTCGTCCCCGGCAGTCGAGCTGTCGATCGTCATGCCCTGCCTCAACGAAGCGGAGACGCTGGCGCTCTGCATCCGCAAGGCGAAGGCCTTCCTCGACGAATATAATATCGCGGGCGAGGTGATCGTCGCCGACAACGGCTCGACCGACGGATCGCAGCAGATCGCCAACGCGCTCGGCGCGCGAATCGTGCATGTGCCCGCGCGCGGCTATGGCGCGGCGCTGATCGGCGGGATCGAGGCGGCGCAGGGCCGCTATGTCGCGATGGGTGACGCCGACGACAGCTATGATTTCGGCGCGCTGATGCCGTTCCTCGACGCGCTGCGCCAGGGCGGCGACTTGGTGATGGGCAACCGCTTCCAGGGCGGGATCGCGGCCGGCGCGATGCCGCCGCTTCACAAATATCTCGGTAATCCGGTGCTGAGCTTCCTCGGCCGCGCCTTTTTCGGCACGCCGATCGGCGACTTTCATTGCGGCCTGCGCGCGTTCCGCCGCGACAGCATCCGCGCGCTCGGCCTCACCGCGCCGGGCATGGAGTTCGCGAGCGAGATGGTGGTCAAGGCCGCCATCGCGAAGCTCGACATCCGCGAGGTGCCGACTACGCTCCAGCCCGACGGCCGCAGCCGCCCGCCGCACCTGCGCACCTGGCGCGACGGTTGGCGGCACCTGCGCTTCCTGCTGATCTACGCCCCGCGCTTCCTGTTCCTCTATCCCGGCCTGGCGCTCGCGCTCGCGGGACTCGTCGGCGTGCTGGGGCTCATTCCCGGCGACATCCGCATCGGCGAGGTCGAGCTCGGCGTGCACACAATGATCTTCGCCGCGATGGCGGTGCTGATCGGCTCGCAGCTCGTCGGCCTGTCGGTGCTCGCCCGCCGCTATGGCGTGATCGCCGGCATGTGGCCCGAGAGCGGGCTGATGCGCCGGATCCGCAACTGGTTCAGCGTCGAGCGCGCCTGCGTCGCCGGCGGCCTGATGCTGGTCACCGGCCTCGGCGGCGCGATTGCCGCGACCTTGGCCTGGGCCAGCGCCGGCTTCGGCGACATGAACCCCGCCGCGCTGATGCGCGTGACGATCCCGTCCATGCTGCTCTGCTGCCTCGGCGTGCAGACCGCGGTGACCGCCTTCTTCGCCGGCCTGCTCGACCAGCCGCGGGCTTAG